Proteins encoded together in one Columba livia isolate bColLiv1 breed racing homer chromosome 3, bColLiv1.pat.W.v2, whole genome shotgun sequence window:
- the DNAJC5G gene encoding dnaJ homolog subfamily C member 5G, which yields MAEAGRPQRKLSRVGESLYRVLGLQKGSSPEEIKKAYRKLALKYHPDKNPDDPEAAERFKEINSAHATLSDQEKRRLYDQYGSLGLYVAEQFGDDAVKHYFLLSKWWFRALALCCGALTCCCCCCCCCFCCGACGPPKEDESYKYVDPKDLEAQMRAEDSDPPIVAQPPPAGAEPLPSVSARTDA from the exons ATGGCGGAGGCCGGGCGGCCGCAGCGGAAGCTGTCCCGGGTCGGGGAGAGCCTGTACCGCGTCCTGGGGCTGCAGAAGGGCAGCTCCCCCGAGGAGATCAAGAAGGCCTATCG GAAGCTGGCGCTCAAGTACCACCCGGACAAGAACCCCGATGACCCGGAGGCCGCCGAGCGCTTCAAGGAGATCAACAGCGCCCACGCCACGCTgagcgaccaggagaagcgcCGGCTGTACGACCAGTACGGCTCGCTGGGGCTCTACGTGGCCGAGCAGTTCGGGGACGATGCCGTCAAGCACTATTTCCTCCTGTCCAAGTGGTGGTTCCGG GCCCTGGCTCTGTGCTGCGGTgccctcacctgctgctgctgctgctgctgctgctgcttctgctgcggGGCGTGCGGCCCGCCCAAGGAGGACGAGTCCTACAAGTACGTCGACCCCAAGGACCTGGAGGCGCAGATGCGCGCGGAGGACAGTG ATCCACCCATTGTGGCGCAGCCCCCGCCAGCCGGCGCGGAGCCCTTGCCGTCTGTCAGCGCCAGGACCGATGCCTGA